In a genomic window of Perognathus longimembris pacificus isolate PPM17 chromosome 21, ASM2315922v1, whole genome shotgun sequence:
- the LOC125339519 gene encoding defensin-5-like: protein MRTWALLVVLCVLAVQAQGEPVPTAFEEATAQEDLEEDDQVPKISVFGDESSAFQDSGARAGRTCFCRLGACRSVERTLGVCYYRNRVYRFCC from the exons ATGAGGACCTGGGCTCTCCTTGTCGTCCTTTGCGTCCTGGCTGTCCAGGCCCAGGGTGAACCTGTCCCCACCGCTTTTGAGGAAGCCACGGCCCAGGAAGACCTGGAGGAAGATGACCAAGTCCCGAAGATCTCTGTGTTTGGGGACGAAAGTTCCGCGTTTCAGGATTCAG GAGCCAGGGCTGGACGAACCTGTTTCTGCCGATTAGGAGCCTGCCGGAGCGTGGAACGTACTTTGGGCGTCTGCTATTACCGCAACCGCGTCTACAGATTCTGCTGCTGA
- the LOC125339249 gene encoding beta-defensin 33-like yields MRLLFLLLLLLVCLNQTASGQKKRKRFMECAKMGGACKYQRTRGCSILPAECKSRYKHCCRL; encoded by the exons ATGAGACTGCTGttccttctcctgctcctcctcgtGTGTCTAAAccagacagcatcag ggcagaagaagaggaagagattcATGGAATGTGCAAAAATGGGTGGGGCCTGCAAATACCAACGAACCCGGGGCTGCTCCATCCTGCCCGCCGAGTGCAAGAGCCGCTACAAGCACTGCTGCCGACTCTAG